A single region of the Duganella sp. BuS-21 genome encodes:
- a CDS encoding heme utilization protein, with product MTTGQVASLSTGQVAALSTAAMASLSTDQIVALTTAQAASLTTAQVAALGTNAIAAIETADFAALSSTAVAGLSVTQIKALTTGQIVALSTAEAAALSTAQVAALTTNAIAALETADLAAIKTAAIAALSTAQVAALGTSQINTLATASIAALSTAGIAALSTNQVVALTSGQIASMGTAQIVALSSNSIGALETADLTGLSTNAVAALRSAQLVGLSTGQVASLSTAQVAALSTAGIASLGTNQIVALTTAQAASLSTAQVAALGTAAIAALETADFAALSTSAVAGLSVNQIKALTTGQVVALSTAEAAALSTAQVAALSTDAIAALETADLAAIKTASIAALGTAQVAALSTSQINTLATASLAAISTNGIAALTTNQVVALTSAQISSLATAQVVALSSNSIGALETADLAGLSTNAVAALRSAQLQGLSTGQVASLSTQQIAALSTAGFASLSTNQIVALTTAQASALTTAQVAALGTNAIAALETADFAALSSTAVTGLTVNQIKALTTGQIVALTTGEAAALSTAQVAALTTDAIAALETADLSALKTAAIAALSTAQVAALGTTQINTLATAALAAISSAGIGALSTNQVVALTSAQIGALTGAQVLALSSNSIGAIETADLAGLSTTAVAALRSAQLVGLTTGQVASLSTNQVAALSTAGMASLSTNQIVALTTAQASALTTAQVAALGTDAIAAIETADFAALSSTAVTGLSINQIKALTTGQIVALSTAEAAALSTAQVAALTTNAIAALETADLSAFKTAAIAALTTAQVAALSTTQINTLATASLGAISTAGIAALTTNQIVALTSAQIGALATAQVVALSSNSIGALETADLAGLSTNAVAALRSTQLLGLSTGQLASLSTNQIAALSTAGVASLSTNQIVALTTAQASALTTAQVAALGTNAIAAIETADFAALSSTAVTGLTIVQIKALTTGQIVALSTAEAAALGTAQVAALTTNAIAALETADLGAFKTAAIAALGTAQVAALSTTQLNTLATASVAAISSAGIAALSTDQIVALTSNQIGALSTLQTVALGSNSIGAIETADLAGLTTGQMAALRSAQLLGLTTGQVASLSTNQVAALSTAGLASLSTNQIVALTTAQAAGLTSGQLAALGTNAIAALETADFAALSTNAVSGLSVNQVKALASNQVVALTTGQAASLSTAQVAALSTASIAALETADLAALKTQAVAALTTAQVSSLGTTQINTLATASLAAISTAGIAAFTTDQVVALTSNQIASFSSGQIVALTSNSIGALETADLAGLSAANVAALRTAQLAGLDTEQVAVLSTAQVAAITTAGVASLSTKQIAALTTLQASVLSTAQAAALTTNSIAALETADLAALSTNAVAALTLNQVKALTTQQVVALTTAQSAGLSTAQVAALTTNSIAALETADLAALKTQAIVALSTAQVAALSTSQVNSMGTSTLAAINTAGIAALTADQVVALTSAQIASLSTGQIVALRSNSIAALETADLSGLSTADMSVLRTQQLAGFGTDQVAALSSNQVAAISTAGIASLSTNQIVALTTAQAAALTAAQAAALTTNGVAALETADLAAMSTAAIAALSAAQVKALTTGQIVALTTNAAAALSTAQVAALTTASIAALETADLAALKTQAIAILSTAQVNALGTTQVNTLGTSTLAALSTGSIAALSTNQVVALTSNQIAALSTAQVVALSTNSIGAIETADLGGLSTSDMASLRSAQLAGLSTTQVAALSTAQIAALSTSAFSIGLSTNQIDALTTAQAASLSTSQVAALSTRNLVALSTEAIGALTLNEVAALSTTQLSVLTSAQGVGLTSAQVASLSTQQVAGLSTNALAALDTADLVALTTNGIRALSTRQLRSLTTNEIVSLTTNQIHALTTIQIHALTTDQRQALTGAQLGALISLTPIVLDLNGDGVQTTALKDGVQFDLAATGTKLNTGWTAGGDGLLALDRNGDGIINDGGELFGSGTTLANGQRAADGYAAMAELDTNGDGTIDAKDGKFADLRVWVDGNADGVSQAAELKSLADLGITKLNLDVKAGLSGNNGNTIGASSTYETADGATHAAADVWFAVSAVQQLSSNVSGLSQAMASFNSAAAAQAPAKLEVPGQGVRGSVAQLAAALTEFEAGKPSLSTGQAATDELKLKALHGANGQGYLAVPGK from the coding sequence TTGACCACCGGCCAGGTCGCCAGCCTGAGCACCGGCCAGGTCGCCGCGCTGAGCACGGCCGCCATGGCCTCGCTGAGCACCGACCAGATCGTTGCCCTGACTACCGCACAAGCGGCCTCGCTGACCACGGCGCAAGTCGCGGCGCTGGGCACCAACGCGATTGCCGCCATCGAAACCGCCGACTTCGCCGCGCTGTCGAGCACGGCCGTCGCCGGCCTGAGCGTGACCCAGATCAAGGCCTTGACCACCGGTCAAATCGTGGCTCTGAGCACCGCCGAAGCAGCCGCCCTGAGCACCGCGCAAGTGGCGGCGCTGACCACCAACGCCATCGCTGCGCTGGAAACGGCCGACCTGGCAGCCATCAAGACCGCCGCCATCGCCGCCCTCAGCACCGCCCAGGTGGCCGCGCTGGGCACGAGCCAGATCAACACCCTGGCCACCGCTTCCATCGCCGCGCTGAGCACCGCCGGCATCGCCGCCCTGAGCACCAACCAGGTGGTGGCGCTGACCTCGGGCCAGATCGCTTCGATGGGCACGGCCCAGATCGTCGCCCTGAGCAGCAACAGCATCGGCGCGCTGGAAACGGCCGACCTGACCGGCCTCTCGACCAACGCCGTCGCCGCCCTGCGCAGCGCTCAGCTGGTCGGTCTGAGCACCGGCCAGGTGGCCTCGCTGTCGACCGCGCAAGTGGCCGCGCTGAGCACCGCCGGCATCGCTTCGCTGGGCACCAACCAGATCGTCGCCCTGACCACCGCGCAAGCGGCCTCCCTGAGCACCGCGCAAGTGGCGGCGCTGGGCACGGCAGCGATCGCCGCGCTGGAAACCGCCGACTTCGCCGCCTTGTCGACCTCGGCCGTCGCCGGCCTCAGCGTCAACCAGATCAAGGCCCTGACCACCGGTCAGGTAGTGGCCCTGAGCACCGCCGAAGCGGCCGCCCTGAGCACCGCGCAAGTGGCGGCGCTGAGCACCGACGCCATCGCCGCGCTGGAAACGGCCGACCTGGCCGCCATCAAGACCGCCTCGATCGCTGCCCTGGGCACCGCGCAAGTGGCAGCCCTGAGCACCAGCCAGATCAACACCCTGGCGACCGCCTCGCTGGCCGCGATCAGCACCAACGGCATCGCCGCGCTGACCACCAACCAGGTCGTCGCACTGACCTCGGCCCAGATCTCTTCCTTGGCCACCGCGCAAGTCGTGGCCCTGAGCAGCAACAGCATCGGCGCGCTTGAAACGGCCGACCTGGCCGGCCTGTCGACCAATGCTGTCGCCGCCCTGCGCAGCGCCCAGCTGCAAGGCTTGAGCACCGGCCAGGTGGCGTCGCTGTCGACTCAGCAGATTGCCGCGCTGAGCACCGCCGGCTTCGCCTCGCTGAGCACCAACCAGATCGTCGCCCTGACCACGGCGCAGGCGTCGGCCCTGACCACCGCGCAGGTCGCGGCGCTGGGCACCAACGCCATTGCCGCGCTGGAGACGGCCGACTTCGCAGCACTGTCGAGCACCGCCGTCACCGGCCTGACCGTCAACCAGATCAAGGCCCTGACCACCGGCCAGATCGTGGCCCTGACCACCGGCGAAGCCGCCGCGCTGAGCACCGCGCAGGTTGCCGCCCTGACCACCGACGCCATCGCCGCGCTGGAAACGGCCGACCTGTCGGCGCTGAAAACCGCCGCCATCGCCGCGCTGAGCACCGCCCAGGTGGCGGCGCTGGGCACCACCCAGATCAACACCCTGGCCACCGCTGCCTTGGCGGCCATCAGCAGCGCCGGCATCGGCGCCCTGAGCACCAACCAGGTGGTGGCGCTGACCTCGGCCCAGATCGGCGCGCTGACCGGCGCCCAGGTCCTGGCCCTGAGCAGCAACAGCATCGGCGCGATCGAGACGGCCGACCTGGCCGGCCTGTCGACCACCGCGGTTGCCGCGCTGCGCAGCGCCCAGCTGGTCGGCCTGACCACCGGCCAGGTGGCTTCGCTGTCGACCAACCAGGTGGCCGCGCTGAGCACCGCCGGCATGGCCTCGCTGAGCACCAACCAGATCGTCGCGCTGACCACCGCGCAGGCCTCCGCCCTGACCACCGCCCAAGTCGCCGCGCTGGGCACCGATGCGATCGCGGCGATTGAAACCGCCGACTTCGCCGCGCTGTCGAGCACCGCCGTCACCGGCTTGAGCATCAACCAGATCAAGGCGCTGACCACCGGCCAGATCGTGGCCCTGAGCACGGCCGAAGCCGCCGCCCTGAGCACCGCGCAGGTGGCGGCGCTGACCACCAACGCCATTGCGGCGCTGGAAACGGCCGACCTGTCGGCGTTCAAGACCGCCGCCATCGCCGCACTGACCACGGCGCAAGTGGCAGCCCTGAGCACCACGCAGATCAACACCCTGGCCACCGCGTCGCTGGGCGCCATCAGCACCGCCGGCATCGCGGCGCTGACCACCAACCAGATCGTGGCCCTGACCTCGGCCCAGATCGGCGCCCTGGCCACGGCCCAGGTGGTGGCCCTGAGCAGCAACAGCATCGGCGCGCTGGAAACGGCCGACCTGGCCGGCCTGTCGACCAACGCTGTGGCCGCACTGCGCAGCACGCAACTGCTGGGCCTGAGCACCGGCCAGCTGGCGTCGCTGTCGACCAACCAGATCGCCGCGCTGAGCACCGCCGGCGTGGCCTCGCTGAGCACCAACCAGATCGTCGCGCTGACCACCGCGCAGGCATCGGCCCTGACCACCGCGCAGGTTGCGGCGCTGGGCACCAACGCCATCGCGGCGATTGAAACCGCCGACTTCGCCGCGCTGTCGAGCACGGCCGTCACCGGCCTGACCATCGTCCAGATCAAGGCGCTGACCACGGGCCAGATCGTTGCTCTGAGCACCGCCGAAGCGGCCGCGCTGGGCACCGCGCAGGTGGCGGCCCTGACCACCAACGCCATCGCGGCGCTGGAAACGGCCGACCTGGGCGCGTTCAAGACCGCCGCCATCGCTGCGCTGGGCACCGCGCAAGTGGCGGCCCTGAGCACCACGCAACTCAACACCCTGGCCACCGCTTCGGTGGCGGCCATCAGCAGCGCCGGCATCGCCGCCCTCAGCACCGACCAGATCGTTGCCCTGACCTCGAACCAGATCGGCGCGCTGAGCACCCTCCAGACCGTGGCCCTGGGTTCAAACAGCATCGGCGCCATCGAAACGGCCGACCTGGCCGGCCTGACCACCGGCCAGATGGCGGCCCTGCGCAGCGCCCAGCTGCTGGGCCTGACCACCGGCCAGGTCGCTTCGCTGTCGACCAACCAGGTGGCCGCGCTGAGCACCGCCGGCCTGGCCTCGCTGAGCACCAACCAGATCGTCGCCCTGACCACCGCGCAAGCGGCCGGCCTGACCAGCGGCCAACTGGCTGCGCTTGGCACCAACGCGATCGCCGCGCTGGAAACCGCCGACTTCGCCGCGCTGTCGACCAACGCCGTCAGCGGCCTGAGCGTCAACCAGGTCAAGGCGCTGGCCAGCAACCAGGTCGTGGCGCTGACCACCGGCCAGGCTGCGTCGCTGAGCACCGCGCAAGTGGCGGCCCTGAGCACGGCCAGCATCGCTGCGCTGGAAACGGCCGACCTGGCCGCGCTGAAAACCCAGGCCGTCGCCGCGCTGACCACCGCGCAAGTGTCCAGCCTGGGCACCACGCAGATCAACACCCTGGCGACGGCGTCGCTGGCGGCCATCAGCACGGCCGGCATCGCCGCCTTCACCACCGACCAGGTGGTGGCGCTGACCTCGAATCAGATCGCCAGCTTCAGCAGCGGCCAGATCGTGGCCCTGACCAGCAACAGCATCGGCGCGCTGGAAACGGCCGACCTGGCCGGCCTGAGCGCCGCCAACGTCGCCGCGCTGCGCACCGCCCAGCTGGCCGGCCTGGACACCGAACAGGTGGCTGTGCTGTCGACCGCGCAAGTGGCCGCCATCACCACCGCCGGCGTGGCCTCGCTGAGCACGAAACAGATTGCCGCCCTGACCACGCTGCAAGCCAGCGTGCTGAGCACCGCGCAAGCGGCGGCCCTGACCACCAATAGCATTGCCGCACTGGAAACGGCCGACCTGGCCGCCCTGTCGACCAATGCGGTGGCGGCGCTGACGCTGAACCAGGTCAAGGCTTTGACCACGCAGCAGGTGGTAGCCCTGACCACGGCGCAGTCGGCCGGTCTGAGCACCGCGCAAGTGGCGGCGCTGACCACCAACAGCATCGCCGCGCTGGAAACGGCCGACCTGGCCGCGCTGAAAACCCAGGCCATCGTCGCGCTGAGCACCGCGCAGGTCGCCGCGCTGAGCACCAGCCAGGTGAATAGCATGGGCACCAGCACCCTGGCGGCCATCAACACCGCCGGCATCGCCGCGCTGACCGCCGACCAGGTGGTGGCGCTGACCTCGGCGCAGATCGCCTCGCTGAGCACCGGCCAGATCGTCGCCCTGCGCAGCAATAGCATCGCGGCGCTGGAAACGGCCGACCTGAGCGGCTTGAGCACGGCCGACATGAGCGTGCTGCGCACCCAGCAACTGGCCGGTTTCGGTACCGACCAGGTGGCCGCGCTGTCGAGCAACCAGGTGGCCGCCATCAGCACCGCCGGCATCGCCTCGCTGAGCACCAACCAGATCGTCGCTCTGACCACCGCCCAGGCGGCGGCGCTGACGGCCGCCCAGGCCGCCGCGCTGACCACCAACGGCGTGGCCGCCCTGGAAACGGCCGACCTGGCCGCCATGTCGACCGCCGCCATCGCCGCCCTGAGCGCGGCGCAGGTGAAGGCCTTGACCACCGGCCAGATCGTGGCGTTGACCACCAATGCAGCGGCCGCGCTGAGCACCGCGCAAGTGGCGGCCCTGACCACCGCCAGCATCGCGGCGCTGGAAACGGCCGACCTGGCCGCGCTGAAGACGCAAGCGATTGCGATCCTCAGCACCGCCCAGGTCAACGCGCTGGGCACCACCCAGGTCAACACCCTGGGCACCAGCACCCTGGCCGCGCTGAGCACCGGCAGCATCGCCGCCCTGAGCACCAACCAGGTGGTGGCGCTGACCTCGAACCAGATCGCCGCGCTGAGCACCGCGCAGGTAGTGGCGCTGTCGACCAACAGCATCGGCGCCATCGAGACCGCCGACCTCGGCGGCCTGAGCACCAGCGACATGGCGTCGCTGCGCAGCGCCCAGCTGGCCGGCCTGTCGACCACGCAAGTGGCGGCGCTGTCGACCGCGCAGATCGCCGCGCTGAGCACCAGCGCCTTCTCGATCGGCCTCAGCACCAACCAGATCGACGCCCTGACCACGGCGCAAGCCGCATCGCTGAGCACCAGCCAGGTCGCGGCGCTGTCGACCCGCAACCTGGTGGCCCTGTCCACCGAAGCGATCGGCGCGCTGACCCTGAATGAAGTGGCGGCGTTGAGCACCACCCAGCTGTCCGTGCTGACCTCGGCACAGGGCGTGGGCCTGACCTCGGCGCAAGTGGCGTCCCTCAGCACCCAGCAGGTGGCCGGCCTGTCGACCAACGCCCTGGCGGCGCTGGATACGGCCGACCTGGTGGCGCTGACCACCAACGGCATCCGCGCGCTGTCGACCCGCCAGCTGCGTTCGCTGACCACCAATGAAATCGTCTCGCTGACCACCAATCAGATCCACGCCTTGACCACGATACAGATCCACGCGCTGACCACCGACCAGCGCCAGGCGCTGACCGGCGCCCAGCTCGGGGCTCTGATCTCGCTGACCCCGATCGTGCTGGACCTGAACGGTGACGGCGTGCAGACCACCGCGCTGAAAGACGGCGTGCAGTTCGACCTGGCGGCCACCGGCACCAAGCTCAACACCGGCTGGACCGCCGGCGGCGACGGCTTGCTGGCGCTGGACCGCAACGGCGACGGCATCATCAACGATGGCGGCGAGCTGTTCGGTTCCGGCACCACGCTGGCCAACGGTCAACGCGCGGCCGACGGTTATGCCGCCATGGCCGAACTCGACACCAACGGCGACGGCACCATCGACGCCAAGGACGGCAAGTTCGCCGACCTGCGTGTGTGGGTGGACGGCAACGCGGACGGCGTCAGCCAGGCCGCCGAGCTGAAATCGCTGGCCGACCTCGGCATCACCAAGCTCAACCTCGATGTCAAGGCTGGCCTGAGCGGCAACAACGGCAACACCATCGGCGCCAGCTCGACCTACGAGACGGCCGACGGCGCCACCCACGCGGCGGCCGACGTCTGGTTCGCGGTGTCGGCGGTGCAGCAGCTGAGCAGCAATGTCAGCGGCCTGTCGCAAGCGATGGCCAGCTTCAACAGCGCGGCGGCGGCCCAGGCCCCTGCCAAGCTCGAGGTGCCGGGCCAGGGTGTGCGCGGCAGCGTGGCCCAGTTGGCTGCGGCGCTGACCGAGTTCGAGGCCGGCAAGCCGAGCTTGAGCACGGGCCAGGCCGCCACCGATGAGCTCAAGCTGAAGGCGCTGCACGGCGCCAACGGCCAGGGTTACCTGGCGGTGCCCGGCAAGTAA